The nucleotide sequence CACCAAACCTTTTTAACTACTCTTAAAGAATAAAGATCAAGATGTTTGCAGAACGAGTTCTCTCTGGCATGCGCCCAACTGGTAGCTTGCACCTTGGCCACTACCATGGTGTTTTAAAGAATTGGGTTCGCTTGCAATCTGAGTACCCCTGCTACTTTTTTGTCGCAGACTGGCACGCCTTAACGACTCACTATGAAACTCCAGATGTAATAGAGAAGTCGGTGTGGGATATGGTGATTGATTGGTTGGCATGTGGCGTAGATCCAAATCAAGCGACTTTATTTATTCAGAGCAAAGTGCCTGAGCATGCAGAGCTATTTTTATTGCTGGCGATGGGCACTCCTTTGGGTTGGTTGGAGCGCGTGCCAACATATAAAGATCAAATTGAAAAACTCAAAGAGAAAGATTTGCAAACCTATGGTTTCTTGGGATATCCCCTCCTGCAAGCGGCTGATATTTTGATGTACCGCGCTCAATTTGTTCCAGTAGGCGAGGATCAAGTACCGCATGTGGAGATGACCCGTGAGGTAGCGCGTCGTTTTAATTATCTCTATGGTCGCGAGCCTGGCTTTGAAGAGAAAGCCTTAGAAGCGGTTAAAAAATTAGGAAGTAAACGCGCCAAAATGTACGCTGAATTGCGTGTCGCTTTTCAGGAGCGGGGCGATGAAGAGGCTCTAGAGCAAGCTCAAGCATTGTTACAAGAAGCGCAAAGTTTGTCGATGGCTGATCGCGAGAGACTGTTTGGTTTCTTAGAGGGCGCACGCAAAATTATTCTGCCAGAGCCACAAGCTTTGTTAACCACCGCATCCCGCATGCCGGGTATTGATGGGCAGAAGATGTCCAAGTCTTACGGTAATACGATTAGTATTCGCGAAAAACCTGAAGAGGTAATTCGTTCAATC is from Polynucleobacter sp. MG-Unter2-18 and encodes:
- a CDS encoding tryptophan--tRNA ligase, with the translated sequence MFAERVLSGMRPTGSLHLGHYHGVLKNWVRLQSEYPCYFFVADWHALTTHYETPDVIEKSVWDMVIDWLACGVDPNQATLFIQSKVPEHAELFLLLAMGTPLGWLERVPTYKDQIEKLKEKDLQTYGFLGYPLLQAADILMYRAQFVPVGEDQVPHVEMTREVARRFNYLYGREPGFEEKALEAVKKLGSKRAKMYAELRVAFQERGDEEALEQAQALLQEAQSLSMADRERLFGFLEGARKIILPEPQALLTTASRMPGIDGQKMSKSYGNTISIREKPEEVIRSIRTMPTDPARVRRTDPGDPARCPVWQLHTVYSNEDTKTWVQKECQSAGIGCLECKQPVIDAILAEQQPMFERAQKYLDDPSLLRSIIADGSDKARKVAQETMREVRESMGLAYD